In Magnetospirillum sp. XM-1, a single window of DNA contains:
- a CDS encoding ATP-binding protein produces the protein MGWLFAALAMLLLMVPGAGLADAAPPVVALSGAAPSYSLDGRMTAFAQDDGSATLADMAGKAFSPEIPPITTGVLWLRFQALREVGQPAEWILAFGEPDMDDVRVYVSDSGGGGVSETRLGRRIPNGELDLSTGLHAARLTLPEGRPVTIHLRLASNHKIRVEQAALWRPAALIQEEARRSAVYGLHMGALLVVVVVSALFGAWLRDGLILAYAAYVATIFCRGMVHTGLVPLIFSSAGRDANYLLSGIGLLGGGATLLILWDRILDLGRVFPLMHRLFMGGAGLILAGLALVLHPSFHLVVLPTQALATAGGMAGMILGVRQAMRRRDDVVIRIYMLAFLPVVVAWAVEVSARMTPLVPADLGRSMDIGASILHVALLCAALAYRLRLIQQARLQAEAALVGEQVSRQRLRTFFDMVAHEFKTPLAIIDSAVQVVELDLGRVRPEVSERFLTIRRAVRRLVKLIETCLAGERDTALAMRLRPMAPADLLERVVERNREPGRADITVSVSDLPEYCVADAELLGIALDALIDNARRYGPADQKLEILARGAEGRLELRVADRGPGVPESEAERVFEKYYRGSAAKGIPGTGIGLHLVKAIAEMHGGSAFCRPRQGGGAEFAVVVPLRA, from the coding sequence ATGGGGTGGCTGTTTGCCGCCCTGGCGATGCTGTTGCTGATGGTTCCCGGCGCGGGCCTCGCCGATGCCGCGCCGCCGGTAGTGGCGCTGAGCGGCGCCGCTCCGTCCTATTCCCTCGACGGCCGGATGACGGCCTTTGCCCAGGATGACGGTTCCGCCACGCTGGCCGACATGGCCGGAAAGGCGTTCTCGCCCGAAATCCCTCCCATCACCACCGGGGTTCTGTGGCTGCGCTTTCAGGCGCTGCGCGAGGTGGGCCAGCCGGCCGAGTGGATTCTGGCCTTCGGCGAGCCGGACATGGACGACGTGCGGGTCTATGTCTCGGACAGCGGCGGCGGCGGTGTGAGCGAGACGCGGCTGGGCCGCCGCATTCCCAATGGCGAGCTTGACCTGTCGACCGGATTGCACGCCGCCCGCCTGACCCTGCCCGAGGGCCGGCCGGTGACCATCCATCTGCGGCTGGCCTCCAACCACAAGATCCGGGTGGAGCAGGCGGCCCTGTGGCGGCCGGCGGCCCTGATCCAGGAGGAGGCCCGGCGTTCGGCGGTCTACGGCCTGCACATGGGGGCGCTGCTGGTCGTGGTGGTGGTGTCGGCCCTGTTCGGGGCCTGGCTGCGGGACGGGCTGATCCTGGCCTATGCCGCCTATGTGGCCACCATCTTCTGCCGGGGAATGGTCCATACCGGCCTCGTCCCCCTGATCTTCTCCTCGGCCGGGCGGGACGCCAACTATCTGCTGAGCGGCATCGGCCTGCTCGGCGGCGGCGCCACCTTGCTGATCCTGTGGGACCGCATCCTCGACCTCGGCCGGGTGTTTCCCCTGATGCACCGCCTGTTCATGGGGGGCGCCGGTCTGATCCTTGCCGGGCTGGCCCTGGTGCTGCACCCGTCCTTCCATCTGGTGGTGCTGCCGACCCAGGCGCTGGCCACGGCGGGCGGCATGGCCGGCATGATCCTGGGCGTGCGCCAGGCCATGCGGCGGCGGGACGACGTAGTGATCCGCATCTACATGCTGGCCTTCCTGCCGGTGGTGGTGGCCTGGGCCGTCGAGGTGAGCGCGCGGATGACGCCCCTGGTTCCCGCCGACCTGGGGCGCAGCATGGATATCGGCGCCAGCATCCTGCACGTCGCCCTGCTGTGTGCCGCCCTGGCCTATCGGCTTCGCCTGATCCAGCAGGCCCGCCTGCAGGCCGAGGCGGCATTGGTGGGCGAGCAGGTCAGCCGCCAGCGCCTGCGCACGTTCTTCGACATGGTCGCCCACGAGTTCAAGACCCCGCTGGCCATCATCGACAGCGCGGTCCAGGTGGTGGAACTGGACCTGGGCCGGGTACGTCCCGAGGTGTCGGAGCGCTTCCTCACCATCCGCCGGGCGGTGCGCCGGCTGGTCAAGCTGATCGAGACCTGCCTGGCGGGGGAGCGCGACACGGCGCTGGCCATGCGGTTGCGGCCCATGGCGCCCGCCGACCTGCTGGAGCGGGTGGTGGAACGCAACCGCGAGCCCGGCCGGGCCGACATCACCGTCAGCGTCTCCGATCTGCCCGAATACTGCGTCGCCGACGCCGAATTGCTGGGAATCGCCCTCGACGCCCTGATCGACAACGCCAGGCGCTACGGGCCGGCCGACCAGAAGCTGGAGATCCTGGCCCGGGGGGCCGAGGGGCGGCTGGAACTGCGGGTGGCCGACCGGGGGCCGGGCGTTCCCGAATCCGAGGCCGAACGGGTGTTCGAGAAGTACTATCGCGGCTCGGCCGCCAAGGGCATTCCCGGCACCGGCATCGGCCTGCATCTGGTCAAGGCCATCGCCGAGATGCATGGTGGCAGCGCGTTCTGCCGCCCCCGCCAGGGCGGAGGCGCCGAATTCGCCGTGGTGGTTCCGCTCAGAGCTTGA
- the rpsI gene encoding 30S ribosomal protein S9 produces the protein MADLSSLADLKAASPVQAQPVHERKVDAQGRAYATGKRKNAVARVWVKPGSGKIIVNGRELPVYFARPVLRMIINQPFEAARVENQFDVHCTVNGGGLSGQAGALRHGISRALTFFDPGLRPALKAGGFLTRDPRVVERKKYGKHKARRSTQFSKR, from the coding sequence ATGGCCGATCTCTCCAGCTTGGCCGACCTGAAGGCCGCCTCGCCGGTCCAGGCCCAGCCTGTGCACGAGCGCAAGGTTGACGCCCAGGGCCGCGCCTATGCCACCGGCAAGCGCAAGAACGCCGTCGCCCGCGTGTGGGTGAAGCCCGGTTCCGGCAAGATCATCGTCAACGGTCGCGAACTGCCGGTGTACTTCGCCCGTCCGGTGCTGCGCATGATCATCAACCAGCCGTTCGAGGCCGCCCGCGTCGAGAACCAGTTCGACGTGCACTGCACCGTCAACGGCGGTGGCCTGTCCGGTCAGGCCGGCGCGCTCCGCCACGGCATCAGCCGCGCGCTGACCTTCTTCGATCCGGGCCTGCGCCCGGCGCTGAAGGCCGGCGGCTTCCTCACCCGCGATCCCCGCGTGGTCGAGCGTAAGAAGTACGGCAAGCACAAGGCCCGTCGTTCGACCCAGTTCTCCAAGCGTTAA
- the rplM gene encoding 50S ribosomal protein L13 has translation MKTFNAKPSEVEKKWVVIDADGVVLGRLASIVSMRLRGKHLPTYTPHVDMGDNVIIVNAEKVKLTGNKLADKRFYWHTGHPGGIKDRTMGQLLSGRFPERVIEKAVERMITRGPLGRQQMKNLRVYAGPAHPHEAQAPEVVDVASMNPKNKR, from the coding sequence ATGAAGACCTTTAACGCCAAACCGTCCGAAGTTGAGAAGAAGTGGGTCGTGATCGACGCGGACGGCGTCGTGCTCGGCCGCCTGGCCAGCATCGTTTCGATGCGCCTGCGCGGGAAGCATCTGCCGACCTACACCCCGCACGTGGACATGGGCGATAACGTGATTATCGTCAATGCCGAGAAGGTCAAGCTGACCGGCAACAAGCTCGCCGACAAGCGCTTCTACTGGCATACCGGCCATCCCGGCGGCATCAAGGACCGTACCATGGGTCAGCTGCTGTCCGGCCGCTTCCCCGAGCGGGTCATCGAGAAGGCCGTGGAGCGCATGATCACCCGTGGTCCGCTCGGCCGTCAGCAGATGAAGAACCTGCGCGTCTATGCCGGCCCCGCCCACCCGCACGAGGCCCAGGCCCCCGAGGTGGTGGACGTCGCGTCCATGAACCCGAAGAACAAGAGGTAG
- the katG gene encoding catalase/peroxidase HPI, with protein sequence MAEHDAGPKGQCPVAHGARPNATFAGRSNRDWWPNQLNLRILHQHPPASNPMDEGFSYAEAFKSLDLAAVKADLTALMTDSQDWWPADFGHYGPFFIRMAWHSAGTYRTADGRGGATSGTQRFAPLNSWPDNANLDKARRLLWPIKRKYGRAISWADLMILAGNCALESMGFKTFGFAGGREDVWEPEEDIYWGAEEAWLGDKRHSGERSLDKPLAAVQMGLIYVNPEGPGGNPDPLAAARDIRETFGRMAMNDEETVALIAGGHTFGKTHGAGDAALVGPEPEAAPIEEQGFGWKGGFGSGKGADTITSGLEVTWTTTPTKWSNNFFWNLFGYEWELTKSPAGAHQWTPKHGMGAGTVPDAHDPAKRNAPAMLTTDLALRFDPAYEKISRRFLENPEAFADAFARAWFKLTHRDLGPRARHLGREVPAEVLIWQDPVPAVNHPLIDATDIRALKAEILASGLSVSDLVSTAWASASTFRASDGRGGANGARVRLAPQKDWEVNDPARLSKVLQVLEGIQTAFNAAHGKKKVSLADLIVLGGDAAVEQAAKAGGHDLDIPFAPGRTDATAEQTDAASFAVLEPVADGFRNYRKGTYAVSAEEFLVDKAQLLTLTAPEMTVLVGGLRVLGANAGQSSHGVFTTRPGVLGNDFFVNLLDMATEWRPAAGADGVYEGRSRADGTVTWTGTRVDLIFGSNSQLRALAEVYASDDAGAKFVRDFASAWTKVMNADRFDLR encoded by the coding sequence ATGGCCGAACACGATGCGGGACCCAAGGGACAATGCCCTGTGGCCCATGGAGCGCGCCCCAACGCCACTTTCGCGGGCCGCTCCAACCGGGACTGGTGGCCGAACCAGTTGAACCTGCGGATTCTTCATCAGCATCCGCCCGCATCCAATCCCATGGACGAGGGCTTCAGCTACGCCGAGGCGTTCAAGTCGCTGGACCTGGCGGCGGTGAAGGCGGACCTCACCGCCCTGATGACCGATTCCCAGGATTGGTGGCCGGCGGATTTCGGCCATTACGGCCCCTTCTTCATCCGCATGGCCTGGCATAGCGCCGGCACCTACCGCACCGCCGACGGGCGCGGCGGCGCCACATCCGGCACCCAGCGTTTCGCGCCACTGAACAGCTGGCCGGACAACGCCAACCTGGACAAGGCCCGGCGGCTGCTGTGGCCCATCAAGCGCAAGTACGGCCGGGCCATCTCCTGGGCCGACCTGATGATCCTGGCCGGCAATTGCGCCCTGGAATCCATGGGCTTCAAGACCTTCGGCTTCGCCGGTGGCCGCGAGGACGTCTGGGAGCCCGAGGAGGACATCTATTGGGGCGCCGAGGAAGCCTGGCTGGGCGACAAGCGCCACAGCGGCGAGCGGAGTCTGGACAAGCCCCTGGCCGCCGTGCAGATGGGGCTGATCTACGTGAATCCGGAAGGGCCGGGCGGCAACCCCGATCCCCTGGCCGCCGCCCGCGACATCCGCGAGACCTTCGGCCGCATGGCCATGAACGACGAGGAGACGGTGGCGCTGATCGCCGGCGGCCACACCTTCGGCAAGACCCACGGCGCGGGCGACGCCGCCCTGGTCGGCCCCGAACCCGAAGCCGCCCCCATCGAGGAGCAGGGCTTCGGCTGGAAGGGCGGCTTCGGCAGCGGCAAGGGCGCCGACACCATCACCAGCGGACTGGAGGTCACCTGGACCACCACGCCCACCAAGTGGAGCAACAACTTCTTCTGGAACCTGTTCGGCTATGAATGGGAACTGACCAAGAGCCCGGCCGGCGCCCATCAATGGACGCCCAAGCACGGCATGGGGGCCGGCACGGTGCCCGACGCCCACGACCCGGCCAAGCGCAACGCGCCCGCCATGCTGACCACCGACCTGGCGCTGCGCTTCGATCCGGCCTACGAGAAGATCTCCCGGCGCTTCCTGGAAAATCCCGAGGCCTTCGCCGACGCCTTCGCCCGAGCCTGGTTCAAGCTGACCCACCGCGACCTGGGGCCGCGCGCCCGCCATCTCGGTCGGGAAGTACCGGCGGAAGTGCTGATCTGGCAGGATCCGGTCCCGGCGGTGAACCATCCCCTGATCGACGCCACCGACATCCGCGCCCTGAAGGCGGAGATCCTCGCCTCCGGCCTGTCTGTTTCGGACCTGGTGTCCACCGCCTGGGCCTCGGCGTCCACCTTCCGCGCCTCGGACGGACGGGGCGGCGCCAACGGCGCCCGCGTCCGCCTCGCGCCCCAGAAGGACTGGGAGGTCAACGATCCCGCCCGCCTGTCCAAGGTGCTGCAGGTTCTGGAAGGGATTCAGACCGCCTTCAACGCCGCCCACGGCAAGAAGAAGGTGTCGCTGGCCGACCTGATCGTGCTGGGCGGCGACGCCGCCGTGGAACAGGCCGCCAAGGCGGGCGGCCATGATCTGGACATTCCCTTCGCGCCGGGCCGCACCGACGCCACGGCCGAGCAGACGGACGCAGCCTCCTTCGCGGTGCTGGAGCCGGTGGCGGACGGCTTCCGCAACTACCGCAAGGGCACCTACGCCGTCTCGGCCGAGGAGTTCCTGGTGGACAAGGCGCAATTGCTGACCCTCACCGCCCCGGAGATGACCGTGCTGGTGGGCGGCTTGCGGGTGCTGGGCGCCAATGCTGGCCAGTCGTCCCACGGCGTGTTCACCACCCGCCCCGGCGTGCTCGGCAACGACTTCTTCGTCAATTTGCTGGACATGGCGACGGAGTGGCGGCCGGCGGCGGGGGCGGACGGCGTCTACGAGGGACGCAGCCGCGCCGACGGAACGGTGACCTGGACCGGCACCCGCGTGGACCTGATCTTCGGCTCGAACTCGCAGTTGCGGGCCCTGGCCGAGGTCTATGCCTCGGACGATGCCGGAGCCAAGTTCGTCCGCGACTTCGCTTCGGCCTGGACCAAGGTGATGAACGCCGACCGCTTCGACCTGCGGTAA
- a CDS encoding ATP-binding protein: MNPDSAAAVTPPPSRRTPGELRRRLRLLMAVMVAVLVGGAASLLVELRVAAFEKAASATSGAARLLDDSLTRTLSSTDATLARLAPSAEAFLAGRLSRAEIVRELASLEAGLVQRGTMLVVDSRGDVAAASRPPRAGGAVNYAGRDYFIAHRDGAERVIGPMVLGSYSLAPVFTVSRRLGAPDGGFGGLVIVGVYANFFTDFHNTLGLGPSAYIGANTGGRVMLRQPNPENYVGRPTPNNPVVAAAAEQKVGTIRISSPADQVERVVSYRKLTEFDVLVSAGMAVDDILAPWRQTALIIATSMVVVLLGLGGMAATTFRALGREERVIASLEETVHARTAEAEQRADEARLANESKTRFLAAASHDLRQPLQAAGMFAEVLAGQVEDDPRKLKVVDRLRQSIEATNSLLATLLDVSALEAGKIKPNVSSFRLMPLLAGLVDQIEPEASRKGLAIGAVPTSLQVESDPVLLERLLRNLLVNAVRYTESGRVLIGCRRRGGRAVIQVLDTGIGIPADKMQAVFDDFVRLDNPAERGGSRGLGLGLGVVRRMAVLLGHTLELRSTLGKGSCFGVVVPRV; the protein is encoded by the coding sequence GTGAATCCCGACTCCGCCGCAGCCGTCACCCCCCCCCCCAGCCGGCGCACGCCGGGAGAGCTGCGCCGCCGTTTGCGCCTGCTGATGGCCGTCATGGTGGCGGTGCTGGTGGGCGGCGCGGCATCCCTGCTGGTGGAATTGCGCGTCGCCGCCTTCGAGAAGGCGGCGTCGGCCACCTCCGGCGCCGCGCGCCTTCTCGACGACAGCCTGACGCGAACCCTCAGCAGCACCGACGCCACCCTGGCGCGCCTGGCGCCATCGGCCGAAGCCTTCCTGGCCGGAAGACTGTCCAGGGCCGAGATCGTGCGCGAACTGGCCAGCCTGGAGGCCGGGCTGGTCCAGCGGGGCACCATGCTGGTGGTGGATTCCAGGGGCGACGTGGCCGCCGCGTCGCGGCCGCCCCGGGCCGGCGGAGCGGTCAATTATGCCGGCCGGGACTATTTCATCGCCCATCGCGACGGCGCCGAGCGGGTGATCGGGCCGATGGTACTGGGATCCTACAGCCTGGCGCCGGTCTTCACGGTCAGCCGGCGTCTCGGCGCCCCGGACGGCGGCTTCGGCGGTCTGGTGATCGTGGGCGTCTACGCCAATTTCTTCACCGATTTCCACAACACCCTGGGCCTGGGGCCGTCCGCCTATATCGGGGCCAATACCGGCGGCCGGGTGATGCTGCGCCAGCCCAACCCCGAGAATTACGTGGGGCGGCCGACCCCCAACAACCCCGTCGTCGCGGCGGCCGCCGAGCAGAAGGTGGGGACCATCCGCATCAGTTCGCCGGCGGATCAGGTGGAACGGGTGGTCTCGTACCGCAAGCTCACCGAATTCGACGTTCTGGTCAGCGCCGGCATGGCGGTGGACGACATCCTCGCCCCCTGGCGGCAGACCGCGCTGATCATCGCCACGTCCATGGTGGTGGTGTTGCTGGGCCTGGGCGGCATGGCGGCGACCACCTTCCGCGCCCTCGGCCGCGAGGAGCGGGTCATCGCCTCGCTGGAAGAGACGGTGCACGCCCGCACCGCCGAGGCGGAGCAGCGCGCCGACGAGGCGCGCCTCGCCAACGAGAGCAAGACCCGGTTCCTGGCCGCCGCGTCCCATGACCTGCGCCAGCCGCTGCAGGCCGCCGGCATGTTCGCCGAGGTGCTGGCCGGGCAGGTGGAGGACGATCCGCGCAAGCTGAAGGTGGTCGACCGCCTGCGCCAGAGCATCGAGGCGACCAATTCCCTGCTGGCCACCCTGCTGGACGTCTCGGCGCTGGAGGCCGGCAAGATCAAGCCCAATGTCAGCTCCTTCCGTCTGATGCCCCTGCTGGCCGGGCTGGTGGACCAGATCGAGCCCGAGGCGAGCCGCAAGGGCCTGGCCATCGGGGCGGTGCCCACCTCGCTGCAGGTGGAAAGCGATCCGGTGCTGCTGGAGCGGCTGCTGCGCAACCTGCTGGTCAACGCCGTCCGCTATACCGAAAGCGGACGGGTGCTGATCGGCTGCCGCCGCCGGGGCGGGCGGGCGGTGATCCAGGTTCTCGATACCGGCATCGGCATTCCCGCCGACAAGATGCAGGCGGTGTTCGACGATTTCGTCCGCCTCGACAACCCCGCCGAGCGGGGCGGCAGCCGGGGGCTCGGCCTCGGCCTAGGGGTGGTGCGGCGCATGGCCGTCCTTCTCGGCCATACCCTGGAACTGCGCTCGACCCTCGGAAAGGGCTCGTGCTTCGGGGTGGTGGTTCCCAGGGTCTAG
- a CDS encoding ABC-F family ATP-binding cassette domain-containing protein — MLHINDLTFRYGGRTIFETATVHIPAGARVGLVGRNGTGKTTLFKLIAGDLHPDSGEISLRPRARLGRLAQEAPEGDISLIDCVLAADTERTALFEEAETCHDGHRIAEIHERLVAIDAHSAPARAAAILSGLGFDAEAQQRPVSDFSGGWRMRVALAASLFTVPDLLLLDEPTNHLDLEATLWLQSHLAAYPGTLVVISHDRELLNEVANRIVHLEGAKLNVYGGNYDRFEATRRARMELQAKAYTKQMEQRRKIQSFIDRFKAKATKAAQAQSRVKMLERMEMVVPVVEDRAMSFDFPDPEPLSPPIVAIDKGIAGYGDKVVLRGLDIRIDMDDRIALLGANGNGKSTLAKILSGRLDLLDGKLSKPQKLKIGYFAQHQTEELRLDETPFEHMAVVMKDAPEAKVRAQLGRFGFEQDRADVKVASLSGGEKSRLLFALMSREAPHLMILDEPTNHLDIDAREALVAALNAYDGAVILISHDPHLIELAADSLWLVGDGKVRPFDGDLAAYRKLLLEQAREDRRGARPDKGGEGNQRKADRKAAADLRAQLAPLRKVAQAAEKTLEKLHAEQKALADKLADPKLYQGPPAKVTELRRLEADLARKVEDAEMAWLTAQEELEAAQA, encoded by the coding sequence ATGCTGCACATCAACGACCTTACCTTCCGCTACGGCGGCCGGACCATCTTCGAGACCGCCACGGTTCATATCCCGGCCGGGGCGCGGGTCGGCCTGGTGGGCCGCAACGGCACGGGCAAGACCACCCTGTTCAAGCTGATCGCCGGCGACCTTCATCCCGATTCGGGTGAAATCTCCTTACGCCCGCGCGCCCGCCTCGGCCGTCTGGCCCAGGAAGCGCCCGAGGGCGACATCAGCCTGATCGACTGCGTGCTGGCCGCCGATACCGAGCGTACCGCCTTGTTCGAGGAGGCGGAAACCTGCCATGACGGCCACCGTATCGCCGAGATCCACGAGCGGCTGGTGGCCATCGACGCCCATTCCGCCCCGGCGCGGGCCGCCGCCATCCTGTCGGGCCTGGGCTTCGACGCGGAGGCGCAGCAAAGGCCGGTGTCTGATTTCTCGGGCGGCTGGCGCATGCGCGTGGCGCTGGCGGCCTCGCTGTTCACGGTTCCCGACCTGCTTTTGCTGGACGAGCCCACCAACCACCTGGATCTGGAGGCGACCTTGTGGCTGCAAAGCCATCTGGCCGCCTATCCCGGCACCCTGGTGGTGATCAGCCACGACCGCGAGCTGCTGAACGAGGTGGCCAACCGCATCGTCCATCTGGAAGGTGCGAAGCTGAACGTCTATGGCGGCAATTACGACCGCTTCGAGGCGACGCGGCGCGCCCGCATGGAGCTGCAGGCCAAGGCCTACACCAAGCAGATGGAGCAGCGGCGCAAGATCCAGTCGTTCATCGACCGCTTCAAGGCCAAGGCCACCAAGGCGGCCCAGGCGCAAAGCCGCGTCAAGATGCTCGAGCGCATGGAGATGGTGGTCCCGGTGGTCGAGGACCGCGCCATGTCCTTCGACTTCCCCGACCCCGAGCCGCTGTCGCCCCCCATCGTCGCCATCGACAAGGGAATCGCCGGGTATGGCGACAAGGTGGTGCTGCGCGGCCTCGACATCCGCATCGACATGGACGACCGCATCGCGCTGCTGGGCGCCAACGGTAACGGCAAGTCGACGCTCGCCAAGATCCTGTCGGGCCGCCTCGACCTGCTCGACGGCAAGCTCTCCAAGCCGCAGAAGCTGAAGATCGGCTATTTCGCCCAGCACCAGACCGAAGAATTGCGCCTGGACGAGACTCCTTTCGAGCACATGGCCGTGGTGATGAAGGACGCCCCCGAGGCAAAGGTGCGCGCCCAGCTGGGCCGCTTCGGCTTCGAGCAGGATCGCGCCGACGTCAAGGTCGCGTCCCTGTCGGGCGGCGAGAAGTCGCGGCTGCTGTTCGCCCTGATGAGCCGCGAGGCCCCCCATCTGATGATCCTGGACGAGCCCACCAACCACCTGGACATCGACGCCCGCGAGGCGCTGGTGGCGGCGCTCAACGCCTATGACGGGGCGGTGATCCTGATCAGCCACGACCCCCATCTGATCGAACTGGCCGCCGACAGCCTGTGGCTGGTGGGCGACGGCAAGGTGCGGCCCTTCGACGGCGATCTGGCCGCCTATCGCAAGCTGCTGCTGGAGCAGGCGCGCGAGGACCGGAGGGGGGCCCGGCCCGACAAGGGGGGCGAGGGCAACCAGCGCAAGGCCGACCGCAAGGCCGCCGCCGACCTGCGCGCCCAGCTGGCGCCGCTGCGCAAGGTGGCGCAGGCGGCGGAGAAGACGCTGGAAAAGCTGCATGCCGAGCAGAAGGCCCTGGCCGACAAGCTGGCCGACCCCAAGCTCTACCAGGGGCCGCCGGCCAAGGTCACCGAGCTGCGCCGCCTGGAAGCCGACCTCGCCCGCAAGGTGGAGGACGCCGAGATGGCGTGGCTGACCGCCCAGGAGGAATTGGAGGCGGCCCAGGCATAG
- the ndk gene encoding nucleoside-diphosphate kinase, protein MATERTLSIIKPDATRRNLTGKINARFEEAGLRIVAQKRVQLTKAQAGQFYSVHAERSFFGELVDFMISGPVVVQVLEGEGAVARNREIMGATNPANAAPGTIRADFAESVEANSVHGSDSAENAAIEIAFFFSGCEIVG, encoded by the coding sequence ATGGCTACCGAACGTACCCTGTCGATCATCAAGCCCGACGCCACCCGCCGCAACCTCACCGGCAAGATCAATGCCCGCTTCGAGGAAGCCGGCCTGCGCATCGTCGCTCAGAAGCGCGTGCAGCTGACCAAGGCCCAGGCCGGTCAGTTCTACTCGGTCCACGCCGAGCGCTCGTTCTTCGGCGAACTGGTCGATTTCATGATCTCCGGCCCGGTGGTCGTGCAGGTCCTGGAAGGTGAAGGCGCCGTCGCCCGCAACCGCGAGATCATGGGCGCCACCAACCCGGCCAACGCCGCGCCGGGCACCATCCGCGCCGACTTCGCCGAATCGGTGGAAGCCAATTCGGTGCATGGTTCGGATTCGGCCGAGAACGCCGCCATCGAGATCGCCTTCTTCTTCTCCGGCTGCGAGATCGTCGGCTGA
- a CDS encoding helix-turn-helix domain-containing protein, with product MQVTRQSTRGRTPGGHPNPIDVHVGSRLRLRRTLLGLSQEDLGDALGLTFQQIQKYERGANRIGASRLFDLARALEVPVEYFYDEMPYEVMAASPRHMAHATEEPPEQRIDPMNKRETLDLVRTYYRIGDPNVRKRVYELARALAIHTGSRRQD from the coding sequence ATGCAAGTCACACGTCAATCAACCCGGGGACGGACGCCGGGGGGACATCCCAACCCCATCGATGTGCATGTGGGCAGCCGCCTGCGCTTGCGCCGCACCCTGCTCGGCCTCAGCCAGGAAGACCTGGGCGATGCGCTGGGCCTGACCTTCCAGCAGATTCAGAAATACGAGCGCGGCGCCAACCGCATCGGGGCCTCGCGCCTGTTCGACCTGGCCCGCGCCCTGGAAGTGCCGGTGGAGTATTTCTACGACGAGATGCCCTACGAGGTGATGGCCGCCAGCCCCCGGCACATGGCCCACGCCACGGAGGAACCGCCGGAACAGCGGATCGATCCCATGAACAAGCGCGAGACCCTCGACCTGGTCCGCACCTATTACCGCATCGGCGACCCCAATGTGCGCAAGCGGGTCTACGAACTGGCCCGTGCCCTGGCGATCCACACGGGAAGCCGGCGCCAGGATTGA